A single region of the Eulemur rufifrons isolate Redbay chromosome 8, OSU_ERuf_1, whole genome shotgun sequence genome encodes:
- the LOC138389876 gene encoding olfactory receptor 6K2-like — protein METSNWTTSQEFIFSAFPSSWGESVICFVPLLFIYAFIVVGNLVIITVVQLNTNLHTPMYFFISVLSFLEMWYTTATIPTMLSTLLSERRSISLNGCLLQMYFFHSTGIGEVCLLTAMAFDRYLAICSPLHYATIMTPKLCAQLTLSCCVCGFITPLPEIAWISTLPFCGSNHLEHIFCDFLPVLLLACMDTQAIVMIQIVDIVHAVEIITAAMLIVMFYIGIVAVILRIRSAEGRRKAFSTCVSHLTVFLLFFGNVALMYLRFSATYSLFWDTAIALGFAVLSPFFNPIIYSLRNKEIKEAIKKHVGQAKIFFH, from the coding sequence ATGGAGACCTCCAATTGGACCACGTCACAGGAGTTTATCTTCTCTGctttcccttcctcctggggAGAGTCTGTCATCTGCTTTGTTCCACTGCTCTTCATATATGCTTTCATCGTTGTTGGAAACCTGGTCATCATCACAGTGGTCCAGCTGAATACTAACCTCCACACTCCTATGTACTTCTTCATTAGTGTGCTTTCTTTTCTGGAGATGTGGTATACCACAGCCACCATCCCAACGATGCTCTCAACCCTGCTTAGTGAAAGGAGGAGCATTTCCTTAAATGGTTGCCTCCTGCAGATGTATTTCTTCCATTCCACAGGCATAGGTGAAGTGTGTCTGTTGACAGCTATGGCCTTTGATCGCTACCTGGCCATCTGCAGCCCTCTTCATTATGCAACTATCATGACCCCCAAACTATGTGCCCAGCTGACTTTAAGTTGCTGTGTTTGTGGCTTTATCACACCCCTCCCTGAGATTGCTTGGATCTCCACATTGCCATTTTGTGGCTCAAACCACCTTGAGCACATCTTCTGTGACTTCCTGCCAGTGCTACTCCTGGCCTGCATGGACACACAAGCCATCGTCATGATTCAGATTGTTGATATTGTCCATGCAGTGGAGATTATCACAGCTGCGATGCTCATTGTCATGTTCTACATTGGTATTGTGGCTGTGATTCTACGTATTCGTTCAGCTGAAGGTCGCCGCAAAGCGTTTTCCACATGCGTCTCCCACCTCACTGTGTTTTTGCTATTCTTTGGTAACGTGGCTCTCATGTACCTGCGCTTCTCTGCCACCTACTCCTTGTTCTGGGACACGGCCATTGCTCTGGGCTTTGCAGTCTTGTCCCCTTTCTTCAACCCCATTATCTATAGCCtgagaaataaagagataaaagaagcTATAAAAAAGCATGTGGGTCAAGCTAAGATCTTTTTTCATTAG